The Imtechella halotolerans DNA window GAGAATGGAAAGAAAATTGTGATAAATGCACCCAACAATTATAAGGAATCAAAATATATAAAATCAATGCAAATCAATGGAAAACCATGGAATAATACCTATCTCGAATATGAAACATTAATTAATGGTGGAACCATTGAATTCGAAATGAGTAGTACTCCTAATACTAGCTGGGGAACGGATGCAACATCAGTACCGTTTTCCCTTTCAAAATCAAATTAATATAATTAGTTAACCTATTTTCAATGCGTATTAATTGCTTAGTTATTACTGCGTTAATTAACAATTGCCAAATTGGCTTTATTTATAGAAATAATTACATGAAAAGATCCCAAAATATCTTGTTAGCACTTATAATTGGAACCCTTACTGCTTGGAGTCAAAAACCTTTCGAATTGGAAGTGTATAAAAACACCCCGGTAAACTTTAGTAATGAAGGAAGTATAGAAGGGGTTTATCGCCTTCAAAGCGGCAGGTTACTCATAAAAAAGGTTACCGCTCCAAATTTTAAAAAAGGAACTGATGTAAGAATAGATGTTACGGTTCGTTCAAATGGGGATCCATGGGATAAATCAGGATCTGCATTTGTGATTTCAAATACCGATTTGATTAATGTGCTTACGGTAGCCCAAGGATTAAAATCTTTTCCTATGAATTCTGGAATAGAAGGGGATTACCTAGGTATACGAACTACAGAAAATTATCAACCTGCAGTGGAGTTAATGCGTTTTATGACCCCCTTTGGAGTTGGTTTTTTTAGTGATGAGGTTAAAAACCCTAGAATGCGATACAACCGTCCAGTATATGTTCCCAAATGGGAAGAAGAAGTAAGCTGGAGTCAAGACATTTCACAGTTAGAATCGTTGGTAACAGGCACATTCTATGTCGGAGTTTGGATTGATACTTGGACAGCTGAAGGATATACCGTGGATGTAAGTCTTCACTATAGTGGAAGAGCTCGAAAGCAAGAGAAAGTGATAGCTATTTTGAATACGGTTTATTACGCTAACGGACAAAAAATTCCTGATGTATTTGCCAAATCAACAGTAGAAAGTTCTTTTGTATTACCTAAAGATGCAAAAAATGTAAAGTTACATTACATAAGTACTGGACACGGAGGACATTCAGGTGGAGATGAATTTATTCAATTGAGAAATACAGCTAAAATTGATGGTAATAAAGTGATAGATTTTATACCGTGGAGAGACGATTGTGCCTCATTTAGAAGGTTTAATCCCTCTTCAGGTGTTTGGACCCGTAAGGATACAGCCTTTGCGTATACTAAAGAGCGTGTAAGAGAGTATAAACCTATTGAGGAACGTTTGGCCTCCTCAGATCTTTCAAGATCAAATTGGTGTCCTGGTTCTCAGGTCTTTCCGGAGGTAGTGTCATTAGGTGATTTAAAGAAAGGAAAGCACCTATTGGAAGTTCAAATACCAGCAACCTCCAATACAGGTGATCAATTAAACCATTGGCTAGTCTCGGCCTATGTGACATATGATGAATAGGAAAGAATATTATGCTTAAATAATAACTTAATACGGGTATTTATCTAAATTTAGTAAGAATGAAAAAGTATATAGGTATTCTATTAGTTGGTTTTTCAAGTGTTCTATGGTCTCAAAAGCATCCCGTCGATTATGTAAATCCTTTTATAGGGACTAGCAATTATGGGGCTACCCACCCAGGGGCTATGGCTCCACGAGGGATGGTAAGCGTGTCACCATTTAATGTGGCGGGAAATCTCAATTTGTTAGAAAAGGATAGTCAGTGGCTTTCCAACCCTTACGTTCATGAAAATACTTTTTTAACAGGATTTACACATGTAAATCTAAGCGGTGTTGGTTGTCCTGATTTGGGTGTTATTATAACTATGCCAACAACAGGGCCCATAGAAACTAATCATTTGGTATATGGTAGTACCTATTCTGGTGAGCAAGCAAAGCCTGGTTATTATGCTGTGGATTTGAATAAGTATTCGATTAAAGCTGAAGCCACAGCTAGTACTAGAGCTGGAGTAAGTCGATATCATTTTCCGGCAGGAACTTCAAACATTTTACTTAACCTTGGTTTAGGACTAACCAATGAACTTGGCTCCATGCTGCGCTTTGTTTCTTCCACGGAAATTGAAGGTATGAGAACTGTAGGTTCGTTTTGTTATAATAGTCCTGAACAGGCTTATCCTGTTTATTTTGTCATGCGTTTTTCAGAACCTCCTCATGAATTTGGTGCTTGGAAAACCCCCTATACCAATAATGGTGTGGAGTCTCAGTGGATGGGGTATAATGGGAATACAAGACTTATGAAAGGATACACTAAGACTGTTGTGGGAGATAGTATAGGAGCGTATGTGTCATATCAGTTTAAAAAGCCAACTGTAGTTGAAGTTAAGGTTGGTGTTTCTTATGTCAGTATCGAAAATGCCAGGGAGAATCTTGATCGAGAAGTGGGATCTCTATCTTTCGATCAGGTGTATAATACAACTCGTAAAACATGGAATGATAAGTTAAGTGTTGTGGAGGTTTCGGGTGGTAAGGAGGAGGATTTTACCGTATTTTATTCTGCCTTATATCACACACAAATTCATCCAAATATTTTAAATGACATTAATGGAGAATATCCTGAGATTGCTACTGGGAAGATTGGAAAAACAACAGGTACAAGATATACCACATTTTCTCTTTGGGATACTTATCGCAATTACCATCAATTGATGACCTTGC harbors:
- a CDS encoding PNGase F N-terminal domain-containing protein, which gives rise to MKRSQNILLALIIGTLTAWSQKPFELEVYKNTPVNFSNEGSIEGVYRLQSGRLLIKKVTAPNFKKGTDVRIDVTVRSNGDPWDKSGSAFVISNTDLINVLTVAQGLKSFPMNSGIEGDYLGIRTTENYQPAVELMRFMTPFGVGFFSDEVKNPRMRYNRPVYVPKWEEEVSWSQDISQLESLVTGTFYVGVWIDTWTAEGYTVDVSLHYSGRARKQEKVIAILNTVYYANGQKIPDVFAKSTVESSFVLPKDAKNVKLHYISTGHGGHSGGDEFIQLRNTAKIDGNKVIDFIPWRDDCASFRRFNPSSGVWTRKDTAFAYTKERVREYKPIEERLASSDLSRSNWCPGSQVFPEVVSLGDLKKGKHLLEVQIPATSNTGDQLNHWLVSAYVTYDE
- a CDS encoding GH92 family glycosyl hydrolase, translated to MKKYIGILLVGFSSVLWSQKHPVDYVNPFIGTSNYGATHPGAMAPRGMVSVSPFNVAGNLNLLEKDSQWLSNPYVHENTFLTGFTHVNLSGVGCPDLGVIITMPTTGPIETNHLVYGSTYSGEQAKPGYYAVDLNKYSIKAEATASTRAGVSRYHFPAGTSNILLNLGLGLTNELGSMLRFVSSTEIEGMRTVGSFCYNSPEQAYPVYFVMRFSEPPHEFGAWKTPYTNNGVESQWMGYNGNTRLMKGYTKTVVGDSIGAYVSYQFKKPTVVEVKVGVSYVSIENARENLDREVGSLSFDQVYNTTRKTWNDKLSVVEVSGGKEEDFTVFYSALYHTQIHPNILNDINGEYPEIATGKIGKTTGTRYTTFSLWDTYRNYHQLMTLLYPREQLDMVRSMLAMYDENGWLPKWELNSTETFTMVGDPAAVVIADTYLRGLTDFDVQKAYEAMVKSATQLENNPLRPGLREYLEKGYLSVDGGVAGPVSTTQEYNMADYAIAQLAKVLGKKGDFKRFYTQSLSYKNLFDPKWKLLRPKHRDGSWFSPFDPYKGANFEKNVGYIEGNAWQYALMIPHDVNGLMQLMGGRSGFIKNLDYIFENNQFDMANEPDIAYPYLYNYVKGKEWKTQDRVDQLLANYFTNKPAGLPGNDDTGTMSAWAIYSMMGIYPIIPADPVYTITTPTFSKIKIHLDTTFYPSGELIIEASNSARDRFIQSLEIDGKLHKGYFLSHEALVRSKLLKFTLKEQQ